The Alnus glutinosa chromosome 10, dhAlnGlut1.1, whole genome shotgun sequence DNA window GTCATATCAAGCCAGTAGGACAAGGGTGTGATGGAAGTATTTCATGTAGCATTTGTCACTGGTTAGGAAAATATAGAGATGtccaataaaaaactatttttccaAAACATCATATTGTGCTAAAGCAATTGAACCTTTGATCTAATTCAATGATgagaagggttttttttattttttattttttttttaagaaaaaaagaaaaagaagattgaAAACATTAAATGGCCAGAGGAAATGAATCTTAAACTTAATTTCTTGAGTTAGGTTTGATCTACAGTTTTTACCAAATGAATTCCTGCCAAGTCAATATTTCATCTTTGAAACCAAGATGCCACAAGCTTAAGCCAGAATCTCTATCCCCATTTTAGTCAGCTGTTTTTGTGCTtttgtatgagagagagagagagagagagagagagagagagaggtctcgATGCATGAATTAGGTGGACAGACAATTAGGAAGCAGATGGAACCACTAAAGTAACTAGATAAAATACAATCACGGTTGTAGACTTGGAGTTCCAGACAGAAGTTGGTAACATATATAACTAATACATGCATTAATATATTATACATACATGTGTTCTTGtgtgactttttctttttctataacTAAAATCTCCTCAACCCCAGCGAagacaaaacattatatattcCCACGTACCTAATTCCCATTATACCCATATACCTGTCTCTATATATAACATATGACATGCTCTAAACCCTCTGCAACTTTCGCCACCGGCCCCTCCCAATTCCcatcatttctattttctaacCACCCATCGATAAGGCTTTCAAACATGGCCATCCAAATTACGCTTCTAATTCTCATGCTCACCGCACCGGCTGTCTACGGAGTACAGCACACCGTTGGTGGCACTAACGGTTGGACGCAAAGTGTAAATTACGACACCTGGGCTGCCGGTGAAACATTTGTTGTTGGTGACACTCTTTGTAAGTTTTTCtccctctttttattttttttaaaaaaaaggcaatCATGATTCTTTGGGACCTATCCATGCCGATTAAACTCCGGATACACAATTTCACCCACAGAACCGTGTATCGGTTGAGTGAGAATCACTCGAACAACCGATCTTATGATATTAACCAAACAAATCGACCATTCTAGCCGACTTTTGCAGGAATTTTCCTCTTTTTACGTATCACTATAAACACATTATATATATGGCTTCAATTCTGATTCAATTTTGGGTCATGTAAATCCAGTTCTCAATCAATACAGTTGGGAGAATTTTACTCTTGGAAAGGTTAACATTCCTGCTTGTGTTGGGCTTTGTTTGACCAAATTAAAATTACATACAGAAATAATTTAAGCATGCATATATTGATTAAAAAACTTGGCATCTCTTTCAGATTATGCTCCATACAATCTttcatcaaataaaatttatttattatcataTATGTAGTGAATTAATCCttagcaattattttttttcaatatatataagcTACTAAATGATCAACTAGAAACTCATCTTCCATTTAGGGATGAAAAAGTCATCATTGACAAGGCTATAgggtgtgtgtatatataaagatattgaatttttttgggggggttgcCAAGAACCCCAACCATTATGGTAGGTCCACCCCTCTTAGCATGTAAGAATTTGAAAAGTTGGTATCCtgttagaataaaaattaaataattaatttctatccatttaaatttttaggataaatgatgatttaacatagtatcaaagcaAGTGTTCTGAGTTTAAACATTGTTTCCATCATTCATCCCTTATTTCCATTAAAAACTTTCCTTGTACGTTGAAAgggtattaaaatattaattaaatttattatttcctatccgcttaaattttttgaataaatgatgattttatatatactaCCCTTTTGTTCCGGGTCAATAACCACTTTGGAGCCAGCACACCCAAGAATTATTCTAATACCTTATTGTAATAAGAATTACTTTTTCCAACTACTCCATAATATTgtcattaattattatatatatttattagttCTGGTGGCTCAACCTCGTTAATTTGATAGCATATATAAACACCATTGTTTCTACTTCAATACAGTGTTCACCTACACCAGTAGCCACAGTGTGGACACTGTGAGTCAAGCTGACTACACCAGTTGCAGCTCTACCAACCCCATCTCTTCCAATTCAGACGGAAGCACAACAATCGACCTCCCCAAGACTGGCTCAATGTACTTCATATGTCCCACAGCCGGTCACTGCCTTGGGGGCATGAAGCTTCAAGTCAATGTCATTGCTGCAAACGGCACATCACCCACCACCCCGTCACCCCCGCCTAGCACAACTACTCCTTCAGGCACTCCTTCGACCACCCCGCCCTCCACTACCGTCTCATCGCCACCACCGCCACCGCCTAGTGGAGCAGCTAGTATTTATTGTAACATGAATAATATGTTGTTTGGGTTTGCGGTCGTGCTAGGGACCATGTTTGCATTCATGGGCTAGCTAGGCGAGAGGCAGTGCTACATATATTCACCTAATGTTCCTGTTGGTTTGTTGAATACTTGAATTGTGTGAGTCATTATTGAATGAGGGATGTAGATTTTCTGTCAATATGATATTGTGACTGAATAATATGTTCTTTTGACTTTAATCACTTGCGATCGAGTAGAGCATGTAGATAGCCATGTGGTTATGGTGTAATATCTTTATATTGTTTAGATATGGAAGGCTTGGTTACTGATAGGCTTCGGCGGGCCtctattcaaatttttatgAATCGATTGACAAACCATCTAACAAAAAGAATAGGAGGCTGGGCTACTGAAGGGTCCAATAGACCACTAAAAATATTAGGACCTATGAATCACTATAGGTCTGCTAGCCCACAATCCCAGTAGCTGCCAACCTCCTGAGTGCACATTTACTCGAGTGCAACGCCTAGCAACTGATTTTTCTTCTACCAGCTCAACTAAGTGCTTGCACACGTCATGCATTAATTCCCAATATTCTAGAGACGAAATCTCCACGTTAATAACAACTTATTAGCGAGAATCTCTAAAACCCTCAAAGGGTAAAGCCAAGGACCCTTGCCTAGCTATTTAAAGAAGGCGAGGGTACTCAACCAAATATGCATTTCTCACCCTAGCCAAACTCTGCCTAAATGCCCTCTCGGCTTACCTTCACTGATTTGAGCGTTAGAGCGTTAGAGTGGCTTCATCAGATTCCATCAATGAACCCTTCTTACCCTCTTTTCTCTCTTGCACATCTCCTCTCTGGCAGGCAGCATAAGGTCACTGCACCTAGATAGAGAATATTTTCACACAATTGAATTGTCTTTTAAAACACTCTTCCACATATAACGTTCAATTATATGCATTTATTCTTAGTGCGTTGTGGAGGCTGCGTTGTTGAACGTTACTCCACTAACACGTTTGGGTTGCCACTATTGGGCGCCAAGTGTTACTTGAAAATGCAACATGCACTCATTTacatgacaataaaaattactatcAGATTTTGGATAAATTAGTATTGGATTCAATCTATTGAATTTtagatctaatggtgattttcactACGCATAAACGAGGGTGTACTAGAGAGTGCATGTAGCATTTCTTCTCTGATCACATATATGATAAGAGTTTATCCACACTGTATTCCTCTGGCCCTGGTTCTTATTGGCCTTTTGTGGTTGCAGGATCTGTGGTGCTTCGTATTCTCtcatttctctccatttcaagatCAAGCCAATATAGGATGGATTACGAATCTGCTGTTTTCTCTGCAATCTGCATTATATTCTGTTTGCTATTGTAACACCTACCTTATTTTGCGTTAGAGAGCTATTGGAACAAAGGTCTGCTTGGGATTTCAATAGCAATTGCAGTATGTTTCATGACATTCAAAACATTTGAAATGACTGCCACAATTCAGGGATTGA harbors:
- the LOC133880225 gene encoding uclacyanin-3-like is translated as MAIQITLLILMLTAPAVYGVQHTVGGTNGWTQSVNYDTWAAGETFVVGDTLLFTYTSSHSVDTVSQADYTSCSSTNPISSNSDGSTTIDLPKTGSMYFICPTAGHCLGGMKLQVNVIAANGTSPTTPSPPPSTTTPSGTPSTTPPSTTVSSPPPPPPSGAASIYCNMNNMLFGFAVVLGTMFAFMG